The following are from one region of the Amedibacterium intestinale genome:
- the infC gene encoding translation initiation factor IF-3 — protein sequence MIILAGAYEYPLFLWQLEVSIINKRVIPNNVNDDLVNEKIKFKEVMVIDADGEKLGIKMRREALEIAYNQNLDLLCVAPKAVPPVCKVLDYGKHRFEQQKKAKEAKKKQHVTEVKPIRLSPVIDRHDFETKMRHARKWIEGGMKVKVDMRFRGRLITRLDVGKKIMNSFTEEIGDIAVVEKKPVLEGNTMSCVLAPKKK from the coding sequence ATGATTATTTTAGCGGGTGCATATGAGTACCCGCTTTTCTTATGGCAATTGGAGGTGTCTATTATAAATAAGAGAGTTATTCCTAACAATGTAAACGATGATCTGGTAAATGAAAAAATCAAGTTTAAAGAAGTTATGGTTATTGATGCAGACGGAGAAAAACTTGGTATTAAGATGCGTCGTGAAGCTTTGGAAATTGCATACAATCAGAATTTAGATTTACTGTGTGTAGCTCCAAAGGCTGTACCACCGGTATGTAAGGTGCTGGATTATGGAAAACATCGTTTTGAACAGCAAAAGAAAGCAAAAGAAGCGAAAAAGAAACAGCATGTTACTGAGGTAAAACCAATTCGTTTGTCACCAGTTATTGACAGACACGACTTTGAAACAAAAATGCGTCATGCACGTAAATGGATTGAAGGCGGAATGAAAGTCAAAGTAGATATGCGTTTTAGAGGACGCTTGATTACAAGACTTGATGTTGGTAAGAAAATTATGAATAGCTTCACAGAAGAAATTGGAGACATTGCGGTTGTAGAAAAGAAACCGGTTCTGGAAGGAAATACAATGTCTTGCGTTCTGGCACCAAAGAAGAAATAG
- a CDS encoding CD1845 family protein, which yields MKLLLRIILFPIILILSLLIAFSKFIVTIGGTILGLFSFLVILGALACIIQGEVKLGIEALIIAFLISPYGLPKIAMWMVAYLEYGKEKLKEI from the coding sequence ATGAAACTGTTACTAAGAATCATCTTGTTTCCGATTATTCTTATTCTTTCATTACTGATTGCTTTTTCAAAGTTTATCGTAACGATTGGTGGAACAATTCTAGGATTATTCTCATTTCTAGTAATCCTTGGAGCGTTGGCTTGCATTATTCAAGGTGAAGTGAAACTTGGAATAGAAGCACTTATTATTGCGTTTTTAATAAGTCCTTATGGATTGCCTAAGATTGCAATGTGGATGGTGGCATATCTTGAATACGGAAAAGAGAAATTAAAAGAAATATAA
- a CDS encoding PDDEXK nuclease domain-containing protein: MSMYLFDEQPILANKTLAREIGLNEALVLQLINCWIKINKRSGNNYFEGISKNPEQLMEISKSKENILVPIIKDPFTFEFLGLDAKESVSETDLEQALMDNLQEFMLE, from the coding sequence ATGAGTATGTATTTGTTTGATGAACAACCGATACTTGCCAATAAAACACTTGCAAGAGAAATAGGTTTAAATGAAGCATTAGTTCTTCAGCTAATAAACTGCTGGATAAAGATCAATAAAAGGTCTGGAAATAATTATTTTGAAGGTATTAGTAAAAATCCAGAGCAGTTAATGGAAATATCAAAGAGCAAAGAAAATATTCTTGTACCAATAATTAAAGATCCATTTACCTTTGAATTTCTTGGACTCGATGCAAAGGAGAGTGTATCTGAAACCGACTTAGAACAAGCTTTAATGGATAACTTACAGGAATTCATGCTTGAATAA
- a CDS encoding patatin-like phospholipase family protein yields the protein MKRALVFGGGGSKGAYEIGVWKALDTLGQTFDIVTGTSIGSMIGVLYVQRQYDKVIELWDNLHVEDIMTNGVNIDLDMELLMSQKEKYHDFLSSYIHNKGADITPFEDLLRRYFDAERFFSSPIDYACMTVNVTKKKPKVFYKKDMTPETVLDYIIASGSCFPMFPMKEIDGEMYVDGGYYDNVPIHLAESMGAEEVVAVNLKAVGILRTNDIKADVICIEPHVSLGSFLLFDKEVIHRNIQLGYQDTLKKFNYYIGTIYTFDKKQKKEIEAVEDVLKYGMKTIEETLQREKMKFLVEKIVFHQVLDAIDSYMSFPYPYLAILESCAFSFRFDDLKVWDFKQFLTELLRFADEHAHISFNKKIDLKNVKKDGSMESVCLLYHYLLKEDANISALGFGSVVFNDSFIKAYALYLLKQHG from the coding sequence ATGAAAAGAGCGTTGGTTTTTGGCGGTGGAGGAAGTAAGGGTGCATATGAAATTGGTGTTTGGAAAGCACTGGATACTTTAGGGCAAACATTTGATATAGTGACGGGTACAAGTATTGGCTCTATGATTGGCGTTTTATATGTACAAAGACAATATGATAAAGTTATTGAATTGTGGGATAATCTTCATGTAGAGGATATTATGACAAATGGAGTGAATATCGATCTTGATATGGAACTTTTGATGTCGCAAAAAGAAAAATATCATGATTTTTTATCTAGTTATATACATAATAAAGGTGCAGATATTACTCCTTTCGAAGATTTATTAAGACGTTATTTTGATGCGGAACGTTTTTTCTCTAGTCCTATAGATTATGCGTGTATGACGGTGAATGTTACAAAGAAAAAGCCAAAAGTATTTTATAAGAAGGACATGACACCAGAAACGGTATTAGATTATATCATAGCTAGCGGTTCCTGTTTTCCTATGTTTCCTATGAAGGAAATCGATGGAGAAATGTATGTGGATGGAGGCTATTATGATAATGTACCAATCCATCTTGCGGAAAGTATGGGGGCTGAGGAAGTTGTTGCGGTTAATTTAAAAGCAGTTGGGATACTTAGAACAAATGATATCAAGGCAGATGTTATTTGCATAGAGCCACATGTTTCTTTAGGAAGTTTTCTACTCTTTGATAAAGAAGTTATTCATAGAAATATTCAGCTGGGATATCAGGATACTTTAAAAAAATTTAACTATTATATTGGCACGATTTATACATTTGATAAAAAGCAGAAAAAGGAAATAGAAGCTGTTGAGGATGTATTGAAATATGGAATGAAAACGATAGAAGAAACTTTACAAAGAGAAAAGATGAAGTTTCTTGTTGAAAAAATTGTATTTCATCAGGTGTTAGATGCGATTGATTCCTATATGTCTTTTCCATATCCTTATTTAGCAATTCTTGAATCATGTGCATTTAGTTTTCGATTTGATGATCTTAAAGTGTGGGATTTCAAACAATTTTTAACTGAACTTCTTCGCTTTGCAGATGAGCACGCACATATATCTTTTAATAAGAAGATTGATTTAAAAAATGTAAAGAAAGATGGCAGCATGGAAAGTGTTTGTCTGTTGTATCATTATCTTCTTAAAGAGGATGCCAATATATCTGCTCTTGGTTTTGGAAGTGTAGTATTTAATGACTCCTTTATAAAAGCGTATGCTTTATATTTATTAAAACAACATGGATAA
- a CDS encoding DNA-deoxyinosine glycosylase, translating to MLKGFDPIISKEPKVMILGSMPSAVSLEKQEYYGYAHNRFWKIMSDVFEMPISTYEEKKQIIYSHHLLLWDVIGECEREGSLDSKIHNEKVNPIQELLEKYPSIQFVICNGRKSYDLYQKHFSHLSLSCVYLPSTSNANRSIKEDVLFEKWREVLKKQNL from the coding sequence GTGTTAAAAGGTTTTGATCCTATCATATCCAAAGAGCCTAAAGTAATGATTCTAGGCTCTATGCCAAGTGCAGTATCACTTGAGAAACAGGAATACTATGGATATGCACATAATCGTTTCTGGAAAATTATGAGTGATGTATTCGAAATGCCGATTTCTACTTATGAAGAAAAGAAACAAATTATTTATTCTCATCATCTTCTGCTATGGGATGTGATTGGAGAATGTGAAAGGGAAGGAAGTTTAGATTCCAAGATACATAATGAAAAAGTAAACCCAATCCAAGAGTTACTGGAAAAATATCCTTCTATACAGTTTGTGATATGCAATGGAAGAAAAAGCTATGATTTGTATCAGAAACACTTTTCTCATCTTTCTCTTTCCTGTGTATATCTTCCAAGCACAAGCAATGCAAATCGTTCGATAAAAGAAGATGTTTTATTTGAAAAGTGGAGAGAAGTTTTAAAGAAACAAAATTTGTAA
- a CDS encoding BRO-N domain-containing protein gives MENEIKLFEGNQIRSAWDNEKEEWYFSVVDVVGVLTESKNPRDYWYRVKKRMTDEEKSELSTICRQLKLESSDGKKYNTDVADMQGIFRIIQSIPSPKAEPFKMWLAEVGKERIDEIIDPELTIDRALETYAKKGYSKEWINQRLQAIQVRKELTDTWNEHGIEQGREYAILTNEISKAWSGMTTR, from the coding sequence TTGGAAAACGAAATTAAATTATTTGAAGGAAATCAAATACGTTCCGCTTGGGACAATGAAAAAGAAGAATGGTATTTCAGTGTAGTAGATGTGGTTGGAGTTCTTACAGAAAGCAAGAACCCACGAGATTATTGGTATAGGGTCAAAAAAAGAATGACAGATGAAGAGAAAAGTGAGTTGTCGACAATTTGTCGACAACTGAAATTAGAATCTTCTGATGGAAAAAAGTACAATACGGATGTTGCTGATATGCAAGGTATTTTTCGTATTATACAATCAATTCCATCGCCAAAAGCTGAACCATTTAAAATGTGGCTAGCCGAAGTCGGTAAGGAAAGAATTGATGAAATCATTGATCCAGAACTTACGATTGATAGAGCGTTAGAAACATATGCGAAAAAAGGATATTCAAAAGAATGGATCAATCAAAGATTACAAGCTATTCAAGTAAGAAAAGAATTAACTGATACTTGGAATGAACATGGTATTGAGCAAGGAAGAGAATATGCCATTTTAACCAATGAAATTTCAAAAGCTTGGTCAGGTATGACAACAAGATAG
- the rplT gene encoding 50S ribosomal protein L20, whose translation MARVKGGYTTRQRRKKVLKLAKGYYGAKHILYKTAHEQVMHSFKYAYNDRKDLKRDMRKLWIARINAAARMNDISYSRLMHGLKLANVTINRKMLSEIAIHDAKGFTKIVDTAKAALEKA comes from the coding sequence ATGGCTAGAGTTAAAGGTGGATATACAACACGTCAGAGAAGAAAAAAGGTTTTAAAATTAGCAAAAGGTTACTATGGAGCTAAACACATTCTTTATAAAACAGCTCACGAACAGGTAATGCACTCTTTCAAATATGCATACAATGACCGTAAAGATTTAAAACGTGATATGCGTAAATTGTGGATTGCTCGTATCAATGCTGCAGCAAGAATGAACGATATTTCTTATTCAAGATTAATGCACGGATTGAAACTTGCAAATGTAACAATCAACCGTAAAATGCTGTCTGAAATTGCTATTCACGATGCAAAAGGATTTACAAAAATCGTAGATACAGCAAAAGCAGCTTTAGAAAAAGCTTAA
- the rimO gene encoding 30S ribosomal protein S12 methylthiotransferase RimO, producing MKIGFISLGCSKNLVDSEKMMGMLKSGNHELVHNADEAEAIIINTCGFINSAKEEAIQTIFKMAEYKKHNCKRLIVVGCLAQRYKEELEKEIPEIDAVISIKEYPHLHEILAQLLDGKDLVSYNKCERLVSSKPWTAYLKIAEGCSNRCTYCAIPLIRGGNVSFPIEKLVEDAKELANKGVKELVLIAQDTTKYGVDLYGKRSLLDLLKKVHEIEGFHWIRILYMYPDEIDDELIEGMAQLPKVVPYFDIPMQHANNRMLELMNRRGHKEDVLELCKKIRSTFAYPTLRTTFIVGFPTESDEDFADLMQFVEDVHWDRMGAFTYSPEEDTPAYYMSGAVDEDVKQKRLETLMARQEEISLENQRKMIGEVVEVLVEDQEGLTGKYRGRGKSSAPDEVDGIVIFTSDRFIEFGSFVKVRITDALPHDLIGVEEC from the coding sequence GTGAAAATAGGTTTTATTTCTTTGGGGTGCAGTAAAAATTTAGTAGACAGTGAAAAAATGATGGGAATGCTGAAAAGTGGCAATCATGAACTTGTTCATAATGCAGATGAAGCAGAAGCCATTATTATCAATACATGCGGATTTATCAATTCCGCAAAAGAAGAAGCCATTCAGACTATTTTTAAAATGGCAGAATATAAAAAACATAACTGTAAACGTCTAATTGTTGTTGGATGTCTTGCACAGCGTTATAAAGAAGAACTGGAAAAGGAAATTCCAGAGATTGATGCAGTAATCAGTATCAAAGAATACCCGCATCTTCATGAAATCTTGGCACAGCTGTTAGATGGTAAAGATTTGGTTAGCTATAATAAATGTGAACGTCTGGTATCCAGTAAACCTTGGACTGCATATTTAAAGATTGCGGAAGGATGCTCCAATCGCTGTACATATTGTGCAATTCCTTTGATTCGTGGTGGAAATGTATCATTCCCTATTGAAAAGCTGGTAGAAGATGCAAAAGAGCTGGCAAATAAAGGAGTAAAAGAATTGGTTTTGATTGCACAGGATACAACAAAATATGGTGTAGACTTGTATGGAAAACGCAGTTTATTAGATTTGTTGAAAAAAGTGCATGAAATTGAAGGTTTCCATTGGATTCGTATTCTGTATATGTATCCAGATGAAATTGATGATGAATTAATTGAAGGAATGGCACAGCTTCCTAAAGTTGTTCCTTATTTTGATATTCCTATGCAGCATGCAAATAATCGTATGCTGGAATTGATGAATCGCAGAGGACATAAAGAGGATGTATTAGAACTTTGTAAAAAGATTCGCTCTACCTTTGCTTATCCAACATTGCGTACTACCTTTATTGTAGGATTCCCTACTGAAAGTGATGAAGATTTTGCAGATCTGATGCAGTTTGTAGAAGATGTGCACTGGGATCGTATGGGGGCATTTACATATTCTCCTGAAGAAGATACACCAGCATATTATATGTCAGGTGCAGTTGATGAAGATGTAAAACAGAAGCGTCTAGAAACTTTAATGGCACGTCAGGAAGAAATTTCATTAGAAAATCAGCGTAAGATGATTGGTGAAGTTGTAGAAGTTCTGGTAGAAGATCAGGAAGGATTAACTGGAAAATATCGAGGACGTGGAAAAAGCAGTGCACCAGATGAAGTTGATGGTATTGTCATTTTTACAAGTGATCGTTTTATTGAATTTGGCAGCTTTGTAAAGGTACGTATTACAGATGCACTTCCACATGATTTGATTGGAGTCGAAGAGTGTTAA
- a CDS encoding DUF6348 family protein produces MFFKKKRKMKEIASSNNDVQNEGLLENLVSICGDGVVFQNAFILEDEDIYVYADVLSFQDNVAQIVFQLHHEWLDEPVSEVIAAVGDSKDEVYYSACEQFYEQVLQVYLKVCNKESYIDTVEIFTQEMHRFHVWKSPLGGIGKKEGIEESDYWNLLKNDLSLRLGNRKVYAVKVFASKQKREVECEVMFNGKESREMSRKLLSITGEWDCIGDVCTERQWIFLMQDEDTYIESDIDNQTISKLTYETIALLENCDNKEEYQKIRQKLLKRYKDTSLVYEVLYFIPELYTKAYYMGVEFGEKLFLIQKDHKTRELYQSQLQSFPIVERCVEHHLQKEILDDQKIKKVMEFSVNAKAIQKALENGEVQQGLQVSGIGYVGKSDYILR; encoded by the coding sequence ATGTTTTTTAAGAAAAAAAGAAAAATGAAAGAAATTGCATCATCAAATAATGATGTTCAAAATGAAGGCCTTTTGGAGAATTTGGTTTCTATATGTGGGGATGGTGTTGTATTTCAAAATGCATTTATTTTAGAAGATGAAGATATTTATGTGTATGCGGATGTATTGTCTTTTCAGGATAATGTTGCACAAATTGTTTTTCAGCTTCATCATGAGTGGCTAGATGAACCAGTCAGCGAGGTTATCGCAGCTGTAGGGGATAGTAAAGATGAGGTATATTATTCAGCTTGTGAACAGTTTTATGAGCAGGTTTTGCAGGTTTACTTAAAGGTTTGTAATAAAGAGTCGTATATTGATACAGTTGAAATCTTTACACAGGAGATGCATCGTTTTCATGTATGGAAAAGTCCTCTTGGAGGAATTGGAAAAAAAGAAGGAATTGAAGAAAGTGATTATTGGAATCTGCTAAAAAACGATTTATCATTGCGCTTGGGAAATAGAAAAGTATATGCAGTGAAAGTGTTTGCTTCAAAACAGAAAAGAGAAGTAGAATGCGAGGTAATGTTTAATGGTAAAGAAAGCAGGGAAATGTCAAGAAAGCTTCTTTCTATTACAGGAGAGTGGGATTGTATAGGGGATGTTTGTACAGAGAGACAATGGATATTTCTGATGCAAGATGAAGATACGTATATTGAAAGTGATATTGACAATCAAACCATTAGTAAATTGACGTATGAAACGATTGCCTTGCTGGAGAATTGTGATAATAAAGAAGAATATCAAAAAATTCGACAAAAACTTTTAAAACGTTATAAAGATACATCTTTAGTGTATGAAGTCCTTTATTTTATACCTGAGTTATATACAAAAGCGTATTATATGGGTGTAGAATTTGGTGAGAAACTGTTTCTTATTCAAAAAGATCATAAAACAAGGGAGTTATATCAATCCCAGCTGCAGTCATTTCCGATAGTAGAGCGCTGTGTGGAACATCATTTACAAAAGGAAATCCTAGATGATCAAAAAATAAAGAAAGTCATGGAATTTAGTGTGAATGCGAAAGCTATTCAAAAAGCATTGGAAAATGGGGAAGTACAGCAGGGCTTACAGGTTTCTGGAATCGGTTATGTTGGAAAATCTGATTATATTTTAAGATAG
- a CDS encoding MarR family winged helix-turn-helix transcriptional regulator, with the protein MDDTRHTLNELLVYLFNYILAIEEKNLRDQGVDLSMTEVHILEAIQKSESNMMSALAKRLMVTQGTLTVSTSKLVKKGYVERVKDEKDKRIVRLHLTDKASAVLEVHERFHEEMIDKALNELDVDKEQELIRSLKNIMKFFKEKY; encoded by the coding sequence ATGGACGACACAAGACATACACTGAATGAATTGCTTGTATATTTATTTAATTATATTTTAGCAATTGAAGAGAAGAATCTTCGTGATCAGGGTGTCGATTTATCTATGACCGAAGTACATATCCTAGAAGCAATACAAAAAAGTGAATCGAATATGATGTCAGCACTTGCGAAACGTTTAATGGTTACACAGGGAACGCTTACTGTATCAACTTCTAAGTTAGTAAAAAAAGGATATGTAGAGCGTGTTAAGGATGAAAAAGATAAACGTATTGTGCGTCTGCATCTTACGGATAAAGCATCCGCTGTTCTTGAAGTACATGAACGTTTTCATGAAGAGATGATTGATAAAGCTCTAAATGAACTGGATGTAGATAAAGAACAAGAATTAATCCGTTCCTTAAAAAATATTATGAAATTTTTTAAAGAAAAATATTAG
- the rpmI gene encoding 50S ribosomal protein L35 has translation MPKMKSHRGLAKRVKQTGSGKLKRSHAYTSHRFHGKTQKQKRHLRKSATVHNTDFKRIKQMLVK, from the coding sequence ATGCCAAAGATGAAATCACATAGAGGACTTGCAAAACGTGTTAAACAGACAGGTTCTGGAAAATTAAAAAGAAGTCACGCTTATACTTCTCACCGTTTCCATGGGAAAACACAGAAACAGAAACGTCATTTGAGAAAATCTGCTACTGTACACAACACAGATTTCAAACGTATTAAGCAGATGTTGGTTAAATAA
- a CDS encoding PDDEXK nuclease domain-containing protein has product MNDGDNPPIGILLCTDKGNGMVEYALSGMDNQLFVSTYMLHLPNKQKLKEFIVNEMKEMC; this is encoded by the coding sequence ATGAATGATGGCGATAATCCACCAATAGGGATACTTCTTTGTACTGATAAAGGAAATGGAATGGTCGAGTACGCATTGTCTGGAATGGATAATCAACTCTTTGTTTCTACATATATGTTACATCTTCCAAATAAACAAAAGCTAAAAGAATTTATAGTCAACGAGATGAAAGAAATGTGCTAA
- a CDS encoding PDDEXK nuclease domain-containing protein, whose translation MDDKYYFVDLVFYNRILHCNVIIELKNDEFRHEDLGQLNAYVGYYKNT comes from the coding sequence ATTGATGACAAATACTATTTTGTAGATTTGGTTTTCTATAATAGAATATTGCATTGCAATGTTATTATTGAACTTAAAAATGATGAGTTCAGACATGAAGATTTAGGACAGTTAAATGCCTATGTCGGATACTATAAAAATACATGA